The bacterium genome includes a region encoding these proteins:
- a CDS encoding glycoside hydrolase family 66 protein, with translation MMTPPYSPQRSLFRVFSGFGAVLVAMSLAAAGQAGPLINSVRTDKAQYRTGDSVTVTVSLTNTLPYTWNGEVGVYPRHLGAGLGLDQQQSVRLRKGRSATFNFTFNVNSPDDRGYLAEVWCWRDGVATDRGSTAFDFSSDWTKFPRYGFLTQFSDPTDAAAMIDPMRDHKINAVQFYDWSDEHHINYKPGFDYWQDIAARDPWNSRSKTIELIDRCHDYNMAAMVYQLMYGAYDEYWNDGVQLSWGSFTHWESTQYDPSDQDRYELNISGWETPRIYFFNPASQGWRDWIGSDIAYVFSQFDFDGWHIDTVGDRGELYDWDKNAFTLDATYAGFVNDMRYRFGWDKFLAINTVSNFGESLVAQNAEVDVMYSELWGESDEDDFFDINATLNNIRGNTLKSSVLAGYLHYDYAKGFSSSNPGYVREPAMLLADAAVFASGGWHIELGDGLNVLTNEYFPSHNLIMSTDLKAKVLDYYNFAVAYENVLRDNVWDGNKRVDYDLGGSIPSGYDGTANRVWKLAKWRGGLDGANYYDIAHLINLLNTSDTRWRDPDGTNVTVPSVVTNKPVRVYFNDSWGTSKVWYASPDFENGKAVEVTDYTTNWDASQGQWYVEFTLPEFQYWTMIWLERHF, from the coding sequence ATGATGACGCCCCCATATTCTCCCCAGAGGTCTTTGTTTCGAGTCTTCTCCGGTTTCGGCGCGGTGCTTGTGGCGATGTCGCTGGCGGCTGCCGGGCAGGCCGGTCCGCTGATAAACAGCGTTCGCACGGATAAGGCGCAGTACAGGACGGGCGACAGCGTGACGGTCACGGTGTCCCTCACGAACACGCTGCCGTACACCTGGAATGGCGAGGTCGGGGTCTATCCGCGGCACCTGGGCGCCGGGTTGGGGTTGGACCAGCAGCAGTCGGTTCGGCTGCGCAAGGGGCGTTCGGCGACGTTCAACTTCACGTTCAATGTGAACTCACCGGACGACCGGGGTTACCTGGCGGAGGTCTGGTGCTGGCGGGATGGGGTGGCGACGGATCGGGGCTCGACGGCGTTCGATTTCTCGAGCGACTGGACGAAGTTCCCGCGGTACGGCTTTCTGACGCAATTCAGCGATCCGACGGATGCGGCGGCCATGATCGATCCGATGCGGGACCACAAGATCAATGCGGTGCAGTTCTACGATTGGTCGGACGAGCACCACATCAACTACAAGCCCGGGTTCGATTACTGGCAGGATATCGCAGCGCGCGATCCGTGGAATTCGAGGTCGAAGACGATCGAGCTGATCGACCGGTGCCATGATTACAATATGGCGGCGATGGTCTATCAGCTGATGTACGGCGCGTACGACGAGTACTGGAACGACGGCGTGCAGCTTTCCTGGGGATCGTTCACGCACTGGGAGTCGACTCAGTACGATCCGAGCGACCAGGATCGGTATGAACTGAACATCTCGGGTTGGGAGACGCCGCGGATCTATTTCTTCAACCCGGCGAGCCAGGGCTGGCGCGATTGGATCGGCAGCGACATCGCGTACGTGTTCAGCCAGTTCGATTTCGATGGCTGGCACATCGATACGGTGGGGGATCGCGGCGAGCTGTACGACTGGGACAAGAACGCGTTCACGCTGGATGCGACGTATGCCGGGTTCGTGAACGACATGCGGTATCGCTTCGGTTGGGACAAGTTCCTGGCGATCAATACAGTCTCGAATTTCGGCGAGTCACTGGTGGCGCAAAACGCCGAGGTGGACGTGATGTATTCGGAGCTTTGGGGTGAGTCGGACGAGGATGATTTCTTCGACATCAACGCGACGCTGAATAACATCCGCGGCAATACGCTGAAGAGCAGTGTCCTTGCGGGGTATCTGCATTACGATTACGCGAAGGGCTTCTCGTCATCGAATCCCGGGTACGTGCGCGAGCCGGCGATGTTGCTGGCGGACGCGGCAGTGTTTGCGTCGGGCGGCTGGCACATCGAACTGGGCGACGGGTTGAATGTGCTGACGAACGAGTACTTCCCATCGCACAACCTGATCATGTCGACGGACCTGAAGGCGAAGGTTCTGGACTATTACAACTTCGCGGTGGCCTACGAGAATGTGCTTCGGGACAACGTGTGGGACGGCAACAAGCGCGTGGATTACGATCTGGGCGGTTCGATCCCGAGCGGTTACGACGGGACGGCGAATCGTGTGTGGAAGCTGGCGAAATGGCGCGGTGGGCTGGACGGGGCGAATTACTACGACATCGCGCACCTGATCAATCTGCTGAACACGAGCGACACGCGCTGGCGCGATCCGGACGGGACGAATGTGACGGTGCCGTCGGTGGTGACGAACAAACCAGTGCGGGTGTACTTCAACGATTCGTGGGGAACATCGAAGGTCTGGTACGCGAGCCCGGACTTCGAGAACGGCAAGGCGGTCGAGGTGACGGACTACACGACGAACTGGGACGCCAGCCAGGGCCAGTGGTATGTGGAGTTCACGCTGCCGGAGTTCCAGTACTGGACGATGATCTGGCTGGAGCGGCATTTCTGA
- the frr gene encoding ribosome recycling factor encodes MTLIPETKTVYDTAEAKMKGALRALDDEFHTVRTGRANPGLVDQVEVEAYGQAMPINQMANITTPDARTIQISPWDKSQLAGIERAIIAANLGFNPNNDGVAIRINIPALTEERRKELCKVAAHMAEEARVAVRHVRKHANDDVKKLEKDHAIGEDAGRDAHDEIQTLTNDYIKKIDEKLKGKEAEIMEV; translated from the coding sequence ATGACCCTGATACCCGAAACCAAGACTGTCTACGATACCGCCGAGGCGAAGATGAAGGGCGCCCTTCGCGCGCTGGATGATGAATTTCATACCGTGCGCACCGGCCGCGCCAACCCCGGCCTCGTCGATCAAGTCGAAGTCGAAGCCTACGGCCAAGCCATGCCCATCAACCAGATGGCCAACATCACCACCCCTGACGCCCGCACCATTCAGATCAGCCCCTGGGACAAGAGTCAGTTGGCCGGCATCGAGCGCGCGATCATCGCCGCCAACCTCGGCTTCAATCCCAACAATGATGGCGTCGCCATCCGCATCAACATTCCGGCCCTGACCGAAGAGCGCCGCAAAGAACTCTGCAAAGTCGCCGCCCACATGGCCGAAGAAGCCCGCGTTGCCGTCCGCCACGTCCGCAAGCACGCCAATGACGACGTCAAGAAGCTGGAAAAAGACCACGCCATCGGCGAAGACGCCGGCCGCGATGCCCACGACGAGATCCAGACCCTGACCAATGACTATATCAAAAAGATCGACGAAAAGCTGAAAGGCAAAGAAGCCGAAATCATGGAAGTCTGA
- a CDS encoding DUF1566 domain-containing protein: protein MIRTGRWFVYSMQAAMLLIAATALGEGVATVTPDSAQAGTSALTVTYTLTETPPPPPIDAPLVGAAIGTISGTNVTRVDTYNVSALFNIPAGETPGTKDATVTFGGPSGNVVFSKANGFTVTGAANSPPTITADPVTRSIVEGATAKFSVAALGDGTLEYQWQKNQTNIPGAIESTYPITDTSAADAATYRCVVSNAFGDATSAEATLTVLSPPTIPYPIVDTNQSTCYNSMTEITPPTVGQPFYGQDAQIDGWPPSYSISDDGLTVFDHVTRLEWVKDADLDGDNDIDVDDKLSWEDAMSYPATLNAMNFAGHNDWRLPSIKELYSLMDFTGYTGTTTETSKPYLDEDFFDFAFGDENAGERMIDSQWATTSIYTGLTMEGNTPQYPGSTTDFGVNFADGRIKGYGLTNPGTGEDKLFYVRCVRGNTDYGTNDFVDNDDGTITDRATALMWPKDDSASGKNWEEALAYVEQLNASNYLGHNDWRLPNVKELHSLLDYSRSPQATNSAAIDPMFNVTPITDEGGGTDYPFYWSGTTHVENETGDHGSYVAFGEALGWMEEPPDSGSYTLMDVHGAGAQRSDPKTGDPADYPYGFGPQGDVIRIYNFVRPVRDAEVPVIVAAQSGWFVY, encoded by the coding sequence ATGATTCGCACTGGACGCTGGTTTGTGTATTCGATGCAGGCAGCAATGCTGCTCATCGCCGCGACCGCACTTGGGGAAGGAGTCGCAACCGTAACCCCCGATTCCGCGCAGGCCGGAACAAGCGCGCTCACCGTCACGTACACGCTGACGGAAACGCCCCCGCCGCCCCCGATTGATGCGCCCCTCGTCGGAGCCGCCATTGGCACGATCTCCGGCACGAACGTCACACGCGTCGATACCTACAACGTGTCCGCGCTCTTCAACATCCCTGCCGGCGAAACTCCGGGCACAAAGGACGCCACCGTGACTTTCGGCGGCCCCAGCGGAAACGTCGTCTTCTCGAAAGCCAACGGCTTCACGGTCACCGGCGCTGCCAACAGCCCGCCAACGATCACGGCCGATCCCGTCACGCGCTCGATCGTCGAGGGAGCCACAGCGAAATTCTCCGTCGCGGCCCTCGGCGATGGAACCCTCGAATACCAATGGCAAAAAAACCAGACGAACATTCCCGGCGCGATCGAATCGACGTACCCGATCACAGACACCTCCGCCGCCGATGCCGCGACATATCGATGCGTTGTCTCGAACGCCTTCGGAGATGCAACGTCCGCCGAAGCCACCCTGACAGTCCTCTCTCCTCCCACAATCCCCTACCCGATCGTCGATACAAACCAGTCGACCTGCTACAATTCCATGACCGAGATCACGCCCCCGACCGTCGGCCAACCCTTCTACGGCCAGGACGCGCAGATCGACGGCTGGCCGCCGAGCTACTCCATCAGCGACGACGGCCTCACTGTCTTCGATCACGTCACACGTCTGGAATGGGTGAAGGACGCCGACCTTGATGGCGACAACGACATCGATGTCGACGACAAGCTCTCGTGGGAAGATGCGATGAGCTACCCGGCAACGCTCAACGCGATGAACTTCGCGGGGCACAACGACTGGCGCCTGCCATCGATCAAAGAACTCTACTCGCTGATGGACTTCACCGGCTATACCGGCACAACCACCGAAACATCGAAGCCCTATCTCGACGAAGACTTCTTCGATTTTGCATTCGGGGATGAAAACGCCGGCGAGCGCATGATCGATTCCCAGTGGGCCACAACATCGATTTACACCGGACTGACAATGGAGGGAAACACGCCACAGTACCCGGGCAGCACAACCGACTTCGGCGTCAACTTTGCCGATGGTCGCATCAAGGGCTACGGCCTCACCAACCCCGGAACCGGCGAAGACAAACTCTTCTACGTCCGCTGCGTGCGCGGAAACACCGACTACGGCACAAACGATTTCGTCGACAACGATGACGGCACAATTACCGATCGCGCGACGGCTCTCATGTGGCCGAAAGACGACAGCGCGTCCGGCAAGAACTGGGAAGAGGCGCTCGCTTACGTTGAACAACTCAACGCTTCGAACTACCTGGGGCACAACGACTGGCGCCTGCCGAACGTGAAAGAACTCCACAGCCTCCTCGACTACTCGCGCTCGCCCCAGGCGACAAACTCGGCCGCCATCGATCCGATGTTCAACGTCACACCCATCACCGATGAAGGCGGCGGAACAGATTATCCCTTCTACTGGAGCGGCACCACACACGTCGAAAATGAAACCGGTGATCACGGTTCTTACGTTGCCTTTGGCGAAGCCCTGGGCTGGATGGAAGAGCCGCCCGATTCAGGCAGCTACACCCTGATGGATGTCCACGGCGCCGGCGCACAACGCAGCGACCCCAAGACCGGCGATCCGGCGGACTACCCGTACGGCTTCGGCCCCCAGGGCGATGTCATCCGCATCTACAACTTCGTGCGCCCGGTTCGTGATGCTGAAGTCCCCGTCATCGTCGCCGCCCAGAGCGGCTGGTTCGTCTACTGA
- a CDS encoding isoprenyl transferase yields MAGRRSPIICQLPPFCLLATAFPSGAPVSQQTRHDKPRLLEPVSPEELAVFARLRLESLPRHVAIIMDGNGRWARSHSLPERIDGHRAGIEAVRAATRTAAQLQLDALTLYAFSSENWSRPKREVTALMKLLERFLVKEIPELNDNNVRLVASGRIDALPASAQKKLANTIEVTSSNTGLVLNLALNYGGRNEIVDATRAIAERVAAGEMKPEDIDPDVFARHLYQPELPEPELLLRTSGEMRVSNFLLWQIAYTEYLSMPVLWPDFRRIHFLEALEAYQQRDRRFGGVR; encoded by the coding sequence ATGGCTGGCAGACGATCTCCAATCATCTGCCAGCTACCGCCTTTCTGCTTACTCGCCACTGCTTTCCCCTCCGGAGCCCCAGTGTCCCAACAAACCCGCCACGACAAACCTCGCCTGCTCGAACCCGTCTCTCCCGAAGAGCTGGCGGTCTTCGCACGGCTGCGCCTCGAGAGCCTGCCGCGCCACGTGGCGATCATCATGGACGGCAACGGCCGTTGGGCACGCTCCCACTCACTGCCGGAACGCATCGACGGACATCGCGCCGGCATCGAAGCCGTCCGCGCGGCGACACGCACCGCCGCCCAGCTCCAGCTCGACGCGCTCACGCTCTACGCCTTCTCCAGCGAAAACTGGAGCCGCCCCAAGCGCGAAGTCACCGCGTTGATGAAGCTCCTCGAACGCTTCCTCGTCAAAGAAATCCCCGAGCTCAACGACAACAACGTACGACTCGTTGCCAGCGGCCGCATCGACGCGCTTCCGGCCAGCGCCCAGAAGAAACTCGCCAACACGATCGAAGTCACCTCCAGCAACACCGGTCTCGTGCTGAACCTCGCGCTCAATTACGGCGGGCGGAATGAAATCGTCGACGCCACGCGCGCCATCGCCGAACGCGTCGCCGCCGGAGAAATGAAACCCGAAGACATCGACCCCGACGTCTTCGCGCGTCATTTGTATCAACCCGAATTGCCCGAACCCGAGCTTTTGCTTCGCACATCGGGCGAAATGCGCGTCAGTAACTTCCTGCTTTGGCAGATCGCGTATACCGAATACCTCAGCATGCCCGTGTTGTGGCCCGACTTCCGGCGCATCCACTTCCTCGAAGCCCTCGAAGCCTACCAGCAGCGCGACCGCCGCTTCGGCGGCGTCCGCTGA
- a CDS encoding Fic family protein, with protein MARSKPVGYEELIQRFELNVIPNWHRSSVSDGSRRVVQSGDSVIEEFPFAYWPGDTVGDHLEFALKYDGVNLGILAAIFDVIDPLDIVTYVQSKPTGQYSRRIWFLYEFLTEKLLPLDNVTQGNYVDLLERRKYYVTEPGDRVRRQRIRNNLLGDSRFCPIVRRTKRLSKFESMDLSTRGREVVSQYSAEMLHRALDYLYTKETRSSYEIERIRPDSSRTQRFVALLRLAEKEDFCEKDRLIELQGRTVDPRFAESDYRTTQNYVAESIPWASPRVHYVCPKPEDLDFLMDGMFATHRRIESSKINAVIHAAIIAYGFVFLHPFEDGNGRIHRFLIHNILARCGFSPPGIMFPVSAAMLNHLAQYDASLESFSRPLLSILEYNLDDNGRMNVIGETRDHYRFLDFTNQAEALFEFVQVTIEKELIEELKFLSNYDTAKRAVQQIVDLPDRQIDLFIRICLQNDGHLSARKKESHFVLLTDDEIAQMEEAVRRVYLSEE; from the coding sequence ATGGCCAGATCCAAACCTGTGGGTTACGAGGAGCTGATCCAGCGCTTCGAGTTGAATGTGATCCCCAATTGGCACCGGTCGAGTGTTTCTGATGGTTCGCGGCGCGTCGTGCAGAGTGGCGATTCCGTGATCGAAGAGTTCCCGTTCGCGTACTGGCCGGGCGACACGGTGGGCGACCACCTGGAGTTTGCGCTGAAGTATGATGGGGTGAATCTGGGGATTCTCGCGGCGATTTTCGACGTCATCGATCCCTTGGACATCGTTACCTATGTGCAGTCGAAGCCGACGGGCCAGTATTCCCGCCGGATTTGGTTTCTGTACGAGTTCCTCACCGAGAAGCTGCTTCCTCTCGATAACGTGACGCAGGGGAACTACGTGGATCTGCTGGAGCGACGGAAGTACTATGTTACGGAGCCTGGCGATCGCGTCAGGCGGCAACGCATCCGCAATAACCTGCTGGGCGATTCCCGGTTCTGTCCAATCGTTCGGCGGACGAAGAGGCTATCGAAATTCGAATCGATGGATCTTTCGACCAGAGGGCGTGAGGTCGTTTCTCAATACTCCGCGGAGATGCTGCATCGCGCGCTCGATTACCTGTACACCAAGGAGACGCGGTCGTCGTATGAGATCGAACGGATTCGACCGGATTCCTCGCGGACACAGCGCTTCGTTGCGCTGCTTCGACTCGCCGAGAAGGAAGACTTCTGTGAGAAGGATCGACTCATCGAGCTTCAAGGAAGGACCGTCGATCCACGGTTTGCTGAATCCGATTACCGAACGACTCAGAATTACGTCGCAGAGTCCATACCTTGGGCTTCCCCCAGAGTACACTACGTGTGTCCCAAGCCCGAGGATCTTGATTTTTTGATGGATGGAATGTTTGCGACTCATCGTCGGATTGAGAGTTCAAAGATCAACGCAGTGATTCACGCTGCAATCATTGCTTATGGCTTTGTCTTTCTGCATCCATTCGAAGATGGAAACGGCCGTATCCATCGCTTCCTGATACACAATATCCTGGCTCGATGCGGATTCAGCCCGCCGGGAATTATGTTTCCCGTTTCGGCGGCGATGTTGAATCACCTGGCGCAGTATGATGCTTCGCTCGAGTCGTTCTCTCGTCCATTGCTATCCATTCTGGAATACAACCTCGACGACAATGGTCGGATGAACGTCATTGGAGAAACGAGAGATCATTATCGCTTCCTGGATTTCACGAACCAGGCGGAGGCACTCTTTGAATTCGTCCAAGTGACGATCGAGAAGGAGTTGATCGAGGAACTGAAGTTTCTCTCAAACTACGACACGGCAAAGAGAGCAGTTCAACAGATCGTCGATCTTCCCGATCGGCAGATCGACTTGTTCATTCGGATTTGCCTGCAAAATGACGGACATCTTTCGGCAAGAAAGAAGGAAAGCCATTTTGTACTCCTGACGGATGACGAGATCGCGCAGATGGAAGAGGCCGTGCGTCGCGTCTATCTATCAGAAGAATAG
- a CDS encoding GxxExxY protein, with protein MIHAEISEAIIGAGMEVLNTLRPGLDEKLYENAMVLELEERGHKVDQQAVFEVLYKGRHIGRLIPDMIVDDLVVVDPKVVTGFHDEHIAQMLGYLAITDLKLGLLVNFKKAKLEWKRIVR; from the coding sequence ATGATACATGCCGAGATCAGCGAGGCGATCATCGGCGCAGGCATGGAGGTGTTGAACACGCTCCGGCCCGGGCTGGACGAGAAGCTCTACGAGAACGCGATGGTCCTCGAGTTGGAGGAGCGGGGCCACAAGGTGGATCAGCAAGCGGTGTTCGAAGTTCTCTACAAGGGCCGCCACATCGGCCGCTTGATTCCGGACATGATCGTGGACGACTTGGTAGTCGTGGACCCCAAGGTCGTGACCGGGTTTCACGACGAGCACATCGCACAAATGCTGGGGTACCTGGCGATAACGGACTTGAAGCTGGGCCTGCTGGTGAATTTCAAGAAAGCAAAGCTGGAATGGAAACGGATTGTACGATGA
- the pyrH gene encoding UMP kinase — MAQYQRVILKLSGEMMKGKEAFGLDRESVLFIAREIKSVADLGIQVGVVIGGGNIFRGNSEAARDMKRAVADQVGMLATVINALMLQDALEHMGVQTRTMTAIPMADVAEPYIRRRAIRHLEKGRVVIFGGGTGNPFFTTDSAAALRANELDADALLKGTKVDGVYTADPNKDPNAEFLPTCSYSRAMRENLGVMDGAALALCRDNDVPIVVYNLKVPGNTHRVACHGDIGTKVTKE, encoded by the coding sequence ATGGCCCAATACCAACGAGTGATCCTCAAACTCAGCGGCGAAATGATGAAGGGGAAAGAAGCCTTCGGACTGGACCGCGAATCGGTCCTGTTCATCGCCCGGGAAATCAAAAGCGTCGCCGATCTGGGTATCCAGGTCGGCGTTGTTATTGGTGGCGGGAATATTTTCCGCGGCAACAGCGAAGCCGCCCGCGACATGAAACGCGCCGTCGCCGACCAGGTCGGCATGCTCGCCACCGTCATCAACGCCCTCATGCTCCAGGACGCTCTCGAGCACATGGGCGTCCAGACGCGCACGATGACCGCCATCCCCATGGCCGACGTGGCCGAGCCCTACATCCGCCGCCGTGCCATTCGTCACCTGGAGAAAGGCCGCGTCGTCATCTTCGGCGGCGGCACCGGCAACCCCTTCTTCACGACAGACAGCGCTGCCGCACTGCGCGCCAACGAACTCGACGCCGATGCGCTCCTCAAAGGCACCAAGGTCGACGGCGTCTATACCGCGGACCCCAACAAGGACCCCAACGCAGAGTTCCTCCCCACGTGCAGCTACAGCCGTGCCATGCGAGAGAATCTCGGTGTGATGGACGGGGCCGCTCTAGCCTTGTGCCGCGACAATGACGTCCCCATTGTGGTGTATAATCTGAAGGTCCCTGGCAACACGCACCGCGTGGCATGCCACGGCGACATCGGAACAAAGGTTACCAAGGAGTGA
- the rpsB gene encoding 30S ribosomal protein S2, which yields MSNVTMKQLLEAGVHFGHQSRRWNPKMKPYIYTERNGIYIIDLKKTLRLLRDATKFVRDEVAQGSTVLFVGTKKQAKDIIEEAATNCEMHYVNNRWLGGLLTNFGTIRRSVLRLIELEQMFNDGTINQYVKKEQAALSREMAALKKNLNGIKKMDRIPDVMFIVDPSKEQIAVKEAKKLNIPIVAVVDTNCDPDEIDWVIPGNDDAIRSIRLMCTAISDSSREGRAAVSEGSFSDAEEQQAPAAEGGVLSAEELEQRFKVYQGQEGGEQPAAPAPAPAPAPAEGQVPPPPPPAGIPQPGTSE from the coding sequence ATGTCGAACGTCACCATGAAGCAGTTGCTCGAGGCAGGCGTTCACTTTGGGCACCAGAGCAGGCGCTGGAACCCGAAGATGAAACCCTACATCTACACCGAGCGTAATGGAATCTACATCATCGACCTCAAGAAGACCCTTCGTCTTCTGCGCGACGCCACCAAGTTCGTTCGCGACGAGGTCGCCCAGGGCTCCACGGTCCTGTTCGTCGGCACCAAGAAGCAGGCGAAAGACATCATCGAAGAAGCGGCCACGAACTGTGAGATGCACTACGTGAACAACCGCTGGCTCGGTGGTCTGCTGACCAACTTCGGAACCATTCGTCGCTCCGTGCTGCGCCTGATCGAGCTCGAGCAGATGTTCAACGACGGAACCATTAATCAGTACGTCAAGAAAGAGCAGGCAGCCCTCTCCCGTGAGATGGCCGCCCTGAAGAAGAACCTCAACGGCATTAAGAAGATGGATCGCATTCCGGACGTCATGTTCATCGTCGACCCGTCCAAGGAACAGATCGCCGTCAAGGAAGCCAAGAAGCTCAATATCCCCATCGTCGCCGTCGTGGACACCAACTGCGATCCGGACGAGATTGACTGGGTGATCCCGGGCAACGACGACGCCATTCGTTCGATTCGCCTGATGTGTACCGCCATCAGCGATTCCTCGCGCGAAGGCCGCGCGGCCGTCTCCGAAGGCTCCTTCTCGGACGCCGAAGAGCAGCAGGCCCCCGCAGCCGAAGGCGGCGTCCTGTCCGCCGAGGAACTCGAGCAGCGCTTCAAGGTCTACCAGGGCCAGGAAGGCGGCGAGCAGCCTGCCGCTCCGGCACCGGCACCCGCACCCGCACCCGCCGAAGGCCAGGTTCCGCCTCCGCCACCGCCGGCTGGCATCCCCCAGCCCGGCACCAGCGAATAA
- the yidD gene encoding membrane protein insertion efficiency factor YidD codes for MRWVLIVLVRGYQYSLGFVLGGQCRFYPSCSNYALDALRSKPAWKAVGMIVWRIARCQPLCKGGWDPVKREPQDEWYRIGPPPDDEDDEPTCC; via the coding sequence ATCCGGTGGGTCCTGATCGTCCTCGTGAGAGGGTATCAGTACTCCCTCGGCTTTGTGCTGGGCGGTCAGTGCCGTTTCTATCCGTCGTGCAGCAACTACGCTCTCGACGCGCTGCGTTCCAAGCCGGCGTGGAAGGCTGTCGGGATGATCGTCTGGCGCATCGCCAGGTGCCAGCCGCTGTGCAAGGGCGGCTGGGATCCGGTGAAGCGCGAGCCCCAGGACGAGTGGTATCGCATCGGCCCGCCGCCGGATGATGAGGACGACGAACCAACCTGTTGTTGA
- the tsf gene encoding translation elongation factor Ts produces MAEITAAMVKELRDKTSVGMMECKKALEEAEGIMEDAIRVLRERGIAKAAKREGRAAAEGLAAVAINPDCTEGTVAELNCETDFVSRNEEFAALVKQIAAQALADKPADLEALKGLTLEGGANVQTAVDDVRTKIGEKIELSTYARVSGDVVTGYVHPPGKIGVLLAADVEGGVADDKRTAVIEELRGIAMHIAAFSPRFLDESQVDNKTLDAEREIFAALARNEGKPEAIIPKIVDGKIKSFYKDNCLLDQAYAKDPSKTVVQVVEELSKAVGVKVKLTDFVRIQVGAKAEG; encoded by the coding sequence ATGGCTGAGATTACGGCAGCGATGGTGAAAGAGCTGCGCGACAAGACCAGCGTGGGCATGATGGAGTGCAAGAAGGCACTCGAAGAAGCCGAAGGCATCATGGAAGATGCCATCCGCGTCCTCCGCGAGCGCGGCATTGCCAAGGCAGCGAAGCGCGAAGGCCGCGCCGCCGCCGAGGGTCTGGCCGCCGTGGCCATCAACCCCGATTGCACCGAAGGCACCGTGGCAGAGCTTAACTGCGAGACCGACTTCGTGTCCCGCAACGAAGAGTTCGCTGCCCTGGTGAAGCAGATTGCCGCCCAGGCACTGGCCGACAAGCCGGCCGACCTCGAAGCGCTCAAGGGGCTTACGCTCGAAGGCGGCGCCAACGTCCAGACCGCCGTCGACGACGTCCGCACCAAGATCGGCGAGAAGATCGAGCTGAGCACCTACGCCCGCGTCAGCGGCGACGTGGTCACCGGCTACGTTCACCCTCCCGGAAAGATCGGCGTCCTCCTGGCCGCCGACGTTGAAGGCGGCGTCGCCGACGATAAGCGCACGGCCGTCATCGAAGAGCTCCGCGGCATCGCGATGCACATCGCGGCGTTCTCCCCCCGCTTCCTGGACGAGAGCCAGGTCGACAACAAGACCCTCGATGCGGAGCGCGAAATCTTCGCCGCTCTGGCTCGCAACGAGGGCAAGCCCGAAGCGATCATCCCCAAGATCGTCGACGGCAAGATCAAGTCCTTCTACAAGGACAACTGCCTCCTTGACCAGGCCTACGCCAAGGACCCCTCCAAGACCGTCGTCCAGGTCGTCGAGGAGTTGAGCAAGGCGGTTGGCGTGAAGGTCAAACTCACGGACTTTGTCCGCATTCAGGTCGGCGCCAAAGCCGAGGGCTGA